In a single window of the bacterium genome:
- a CDS encoding helical backbone metal receptor has translation MKRHVEFIFPTLLAVLAGCERGGPEPAPESGITVTDDAGRIVSLERIPERVVSTAPDASETVFALAPQKQVGRSAYCDFPPEIAGLPVVGDFSNPDAERIAALAPDLVLVTGMEQAPLLAKLEFLGIPAYVYFPGSVEGLERDFSELGRLLGNTAGGERLAAELREAVAEISHKSAGQDRPRVYIEINDDPPMAACAGSLVGDLVETAGGVNVFGYLPRPFHNVTPEQVLEADPDVVFLCDGLTAPETAASRTGWAHLGAVASGRVHALDPGLVTRAGPRTVQALKLIADLLHPGGG, from the coding sequence ATGAAGCGTCACGTCGAGTTCATCTTCCCGACCCTCCTCGCCGTCCTCGCCGGTTGTGAACGGGGCGGGCCCGAACCCGCTCCGGAAAGCGGAATCACCGTCACCGACGACGCCGGGCGGATCGTGTCCCTGGAACGGATTCCCGAGCGCGTGGTGTCCACCGCCCCCGACGCCTCGGAGACCGTTTTCGCCCTCGCCCCGCAAAAACAAGTCGGCCGCAGCGCCTACTGCGACTTCCCCCCGGAAATCGCCGGGCTGCCCGTCGTCGGCGACTTCTCCAACCCCGACGCCGAGCGCATCGCCGCCCTGGCGCCCGACCTGGTGCTGGTGACCGGCATGGAGCAGGCCCCGCTCCTGGCGAAGCTCGAGTTTCTCGGGATACCGGCCTACGTTTACTTCCCCGGCTCGGTGGAGGGGCTCGAGCGCGATTTTTCCGAATTGGGCCGGCTCCTGGGCAATACGGCGGGGGGTGAGAGGCTGGCCGCGGAGCTGCGGGAAGCCGTCGCGGAAATTTCCCATAAGTCCGCCGGCCAGGACCGGCCGAGGGTGTACATCGAGATAAACGACGACCCGCCCATGGCCGCCTGTGCCGGGAGCCTCGTCGGCGACCTGGTGGAAACCGCCGGGGGGGTGAACGTTTTCGGCTACCTGCCCCGCCCCTTCCACAACGTGACGCCGGAGCAGGTTCTCGAGGCCGACCCCGACGTGGTGTTCCTCTGCGACGGCCTGACCGCGCCGGAGACGGCCGCCAGCCGAACCGGTTGGGCACACCTGGGCGCGGTGGCCTCGGGCCGGGTCCACGCCCTCGACCCCGGCCTCGTCACCCGGGCCGGGCCCCGGACCGTCCAGGCCCTGAAGCTCATCGCCGACCTCCTCCACCCGGGGGGCGGGTGA